ggcctcccaaagtgctgggattataggctagagccaccacgcccggcctactatGTCTTATTTTTAACTTGACTGCTAATATCTAGAGGGATTCCTCCCACAGTCCCCTCCTGTAGACCCACAGATTTGGGTCCATAGAACTGGCCATTTCTGAAAACCAGGCCCATTCTCTTCAAAGAATGGGAATTGTCACCCAAAAGTTGATTCTCCAGGCTCTAGAGTCAGGCACGCCTGCGCCCTCAACTTGATCCCACCTCGTATCCCTGGTGTGACTTGGGCAGGTGACCTCTATTCACTTCATCAACAAAACAGGAGTGTTTTCCTTCCCTGGGAGTTACCAGGAGCAAATGAGTTAAACGCAGAGTGCCTAGCTCTGGCCTCGCTCGCAGCCATTGTTGTTTCCAAAGTCTGAGGGCAGGGGTGGTCACAGGAGCACAGCTTCCACGGGGCCCATGTGGAAGATGATGGCACCTTTTTGGTTTCCTGTTTCCTGTTAGGTAAAAACCCAGACTCCAAACATGAGAATCCTGCCTCCTGTTTAGGCCTGGGCTCTGGCCAGATCCCCCCAAATCTCAGGGTGCAACGCCCTCACTGCTTGTTCTGAAAAAAACATCACTTCCCATTTTTGTGCCATTtgcagctttcttttcttttgtttctttttttttttgagatggattctcgccctgttgcccaggctggagtgcagtggcacaatttcagctcactgcaacctctgcttcctgggttcaagcgatcctcctgagtagctgggattacaggcacccaccaccacacccggctaatttttgtatttttagtagagacagcgtttcaccatgttggtcaggctagtcttgaactcctgagctcgtggtcttcccgcctcagcctcccaaagtgctgggattacaggcgtgagccaccgcgcccagccatttgCAGCTAGCtttcaaagcattttctttttttttttctttttctttctctctttttttttttttgaggcaggatctcacttttGCCTAGgctgagtatagtggcacaatcatggctcactgcagcctcaacctcctgggctcaagtgatcctcccacctcagctgtctgagtagctgggactgcaggcatgtgccaccacacccagctgattttctttattttttgtagagacgaggtctcgctacGTTcccaaggttggtcttgaactcctggatgccagtgatcctcctgcctcagcctcccaaagtgctgggattacagttgtgagccactgtgccatgcCAGCATCTTCATAGCCTTGACAGGGGCCAGGAGTtactccatttcacagatgggtaAAGGGAGGCACTTAAGGAGTCTGTGGACTCATTATTCAGGGAAGAGGGGCAAGACTTAAGGCTGACAGCCCACTGGAAGACAGTTGGTCACTGAGGCAGAAGATGAGATGATGCCCAGCTTGAGGGTGGGGATGGTGAGAAGGGATGGGCAGAGAGATTTAGGTAGAATCCGTGGCCTTGGTGTCTTTACGTGAGGGAGAGGACTGGAGCAGTCAGGGATGACCCGAGGGAGCACAGCTGTGGGAAAGATGCCGAGTCCATTTGGGACACAGCAAAGCTGGGGGCTGTGCGGCCCCTGTGATGCTGCACATCATAGGGGTGTCGTGGGGGGAGTTCTCGAGGGACCCCTGGCATGAGTGAGAGGTAAGGCCCTATCAGGTGGCTGCAGGTGCTCTAAAAATGTCTATCCTGGGTCTAGGCCAGAGGCTGACAAGTGCCGCACCCTAGACCCTGCCTGGCAGGCTGGACACAGGCTTCAGGTAGGCCTGCCATCTTGTTGCAGGGCAGCCTTCCTCCTGGCCAGGGGGACCTCCGTGCTCCTTTCCAGATGACCGGTTTCTGGACCCGGCTCTGTGGATTCCTACTCTGCCCTGTTTGGTTGGTTGTGCGCTGAGTGCCTCCAGTCAAAATAACTTGTGAAAAACCCTGCCCTCCATCTTGGAGGCCCTGGCCACACATGTGGCCCCTCTGTGCgttctcttccttcttttgctttttaaattttttcagcaTGGGAGGGGCCTTGATTCAGCGCTTTCTGCCAGATGAATGACGTTTTTCATCGCTAGCAGCTTCTGTTCCTGGGACATCTCTCTCTCCTGCGTCCCCATTCCTCTCTCCCCAGGTGCCAACCTGCTCCTGCCCAGGAGCCTCAGGCTCACAGCCCGGCCCCCGCTGGCCTGATGCTCGGCTGATTGCTCTGCTCTCCCTCTGTTGGAGAGGCTCCTACGGGCGCTGGGGTGGaggcccatggagggtgagccaggGCCGTCTGTACCGAGCCAGGGGGATGATCAAACTTTCTGGAGCCTGAGACTCTTAGGGAGGAGGGCTGGTGGGGCCATTAAGGGGCTTGGCCTCAGGCTGGATCGCTCACTCTCCCCTCTCTCTGCCAGCGTCACAGAGGATGCTGTGCCAGGTGCTTCAGGGTCTGCGGAGACATGAAAGGGACAGTCCGGTCACACGCCACTGGGGCCAGGTGTTGGGCCTTGGGGCTGAGAGCTCTGGTCAGCTCTGAGGTTCTCACTCCCCCCACTCCAACCCTCTGCATCTCTGAGCTCCTCACTTCTTCCCTGTTCCCCTGAGAATCCTCACCCTCTCATCCCCCTCTGAGATCCCCACTTCCCCTACCCCAGGCAGTCCCTGCCTCCCTCCATGCCTCCACCTCTCCCTGCCAGCACCCCGCacgcctccctccttcctctcaagCCCCACACTCCTGAGTCTGGGTTGGAGACCCTCTGACTCCACAGCCTGCATGACTCGCCCCTAGGCCTGCCCTTCAATCCCCGTAGCCACCGGCTTGacccctccccacctgcccttCTAACTCCAGCCTTTGCTCCTGCTCTGTCCCCACAGAGCGCCTTGCTTGCTTCCCTCTCCTCTGAAGCTCAGGGCAAATCCAGCCTCTGCCAGCAAACTCCGCCTGCCCTGTGTGGGCTGTGCTGCTGCTCTGAGGAGGGTTCTGCTTGAGGGAAGGGGCTCAAGGCTCTGGCTGAGGCAGGGTTCAGGTCGGGTCAGACCCCAGATGGGCAGATTGCTGACGCCCTCTGAGTTCATTTCCTCCCCAGTCGTGCTGATGGGCTTCTAGGGCCACGGAATGGATGTGGTAATAAACTCTGACAGCCACTGTCACCTCGCTGTTGTCATGCATGTcgcagtgcttggcacatgggcAAGGTGTGTGTAGCTGCATGTGATTGACTGTGATGCCCGTGTGCCCAGGCTTGGATGATCAGAGCACATTGGGACAATTATCTGCACAGGATGAGGTGGGGACAGGGTGGTGCGGGACCTGAGTTCAGGTCCTGCCAGGCCACAGGCTGGTTGAGTGCTCTGGCAGTGGCCAGACCCGCAGGGCCTCGTTTCCTGCACTGGCTCCTCTGCAGAGCCGAGTGACTGTAGTAAAGTCCCCAGAGCGGGGCTCGGCTTGCAGGTGTGTGGTAATAGCGGTTCTACTTCCCGTTGCAGCTGTCTTTGCCTGAGGGTCAAGGGCAGGCACATGGAGGGTGGCACTGCATGAGCTGCCGGGTGCCATGGGCACTTGTGCAGTGAGGGACTGCCACCTTGCCACTGAGCATGGCAGGGTCTGGCCCTCTTCTGGGCTCCACAGCCCCCACAGTGATACTTACACATGCCATTGTCACCGTTTGCCGCCCTGTCTTCTTCACTTGAGTCTGAGCCTGAGGATGGCAGGACCCTGGGCGTGGGCATCACCATGATTGGCAGGGTCTAGCAGAGCACGGGTGCTCAGACATTGCTAGACAGCAGGATCCAGCCCTGCTTCTAGTGGCCCAGTCactctgggccaggcccagggctcaatgctcctgagctcaaggggtACCCAGCATGGCTGGAAGGCAAACAAGCAAGCAGAAAGCAGCAGCCTGTGACGAGGGCCAAGGGAGTGGGCGCAAGGGCTCTAGGCATGCAGCCTCGAGGCAGGTGGGGGGGCTCCTAgcaaggcttcttggaggaggtggggGTGAGTAGGCACAGTTTGAGCCCAGCGATGAGTAGGCGGTGCTAGGGACAACAACAGCCACCATCTGCCAAACACTTCCTCCAagcctcacagcagccctgtgaaGTGTGGCAACTTTTATTGTCCTCATTGTAcagaagaggaagctgaggcccataGAGGCCCAGGGTTACAGAGCTCAGAAGTGCCCTGCAGTGCCCACCAGAGCGCAAGGCGGGGGGCATGTTGAGGAGAGGCTGGGGAGGCTGGGTGCTAAGTAAGGGTCTTGGGAGTTGGGCCAAAGAGCTTGGACTTGACCTCCCTTCTCCTCATTTTAATACGCTTGTGGGCTCTCAAAGTTGGACGAGGCCTCAGAAGTGATCTCCCAGCGTTGCCACCCTCCTTGGAAAAGGGACCCCAGTAAGCAGCCTCCCAAGAACCAGTATTGAGAGGCAGCTTATGAGATCACTGAGCACTGAGGCTGAGTCACTTGGGCCCTGCAAGCTGCATGATCTGGGGTGTGACACCTCACAAGGcccaatttccttatctgtaaaacaggaacaGTGATGCCTGCCTCCTGGCATTTGGCACAGGGCCATCATTTAGATAGGTTCACCAGCTGGATCTTGCAGGCAGCACAGGGTTCATATCATCTCCCCATTGCACAGAAAGGACAGCTGTGGCTCAGAAAGGAAGTGCCTTTCCATTTGAGTTCTGCTGCTAGCTCAGGGCAGACCTGGGACTTGCCCTCTGACCTTCCTCCTGCTGTGTGAATCCCCAACTGCACCTCTCTCCATCCATGGGTCAGGCCTCAGTTGAACCCttgtggggtggtggtggggctCACTGACTTCACAAGGCCCTGCTGTGGTAGCTCTTCCTGTCTCATTCTGTCAGTGCTGGTTTGCCCAGAGCTGTAGTTCCTTCTTCCTGGCCCCTGGTCTTCTCTCCACTCTGTGCTATCCAGCATCTGACTAGCCCACctgcttttacttctttaagCCAGGGCTGTTTTCTTGGCAagcttctctcttcccttttgtCGTTTCTCGGCATCCTCCCTGGTCTGGCCCCATCCCATGTCGACCACCCATGTTCATCAGCCTGAAAAACCCCTGGCCCTGGGAGGTGACAGGAACACTGAATTAGGAGTTGGTGTATTTGGTGCTCTTCCTGGCTCTGTCTGGTCTGATCAGGCCATGTCATCTGACCtttctgggcctcactttccCCATCTATAAAGAAGACAGagccctggcaacacagcgagaccccgtctcttaaatttttttttttttttaattagcagagtgtggtgatgctgcctgtggtcccagctacttgggaggccgaggtgggaggatcagttgaacctggAAGGTCGCGGTTGCAGTGAGTCATCaccgtgccgctgcactccagcttgggtgacagagggagaccctgtctcagaaaaaaaaaaaaaaaaaaagagggttgaGGCAGGCATTGTATGAGATTACCTATTCTGCTATTGTTTTTAGGTTTGCCTATTTGTATTTAAAGTAGTTGTTAAAATCATGTCTTGGTATCATTCTGTTAGGTGAGTTTTTCCAGGGCATCTCAGGGACTGTGGGGGAACcccaggaggaggtgggggcaggtATAGCCCCTTCAGGGGTAGGAAGTGTAGGGGAGAGGAGAAGGCCAGCTGGGGCCTACCATTTCACCTGCTGCAAAAGCAACAGGAAGCACATCTGCACCTCCCTGGTACAGCCACTGCACCACTGAGAGGAAAGGAATTGGGTCCCCAGAGCCCTGACCCACATCCTGCCGCAGCCTGCCTGTCCTGTGAAAAACAGCCTCTCCGAGGCCCCGAAAGTTACTGGTGTGTTGTAGGGCACACCCGAACAGATGACTTACTTGGGGACCAGGTCCCATCAAAGATGACAGAACAGGCCCCTGGTCTGTCCCCAGCCAGCGTCTACCTGTCCTCCACTTTTCTGCTCTGTTATCCGTCATGGCTGGCCCCACCACTCCATATTCTCCCCCGAAGCCAGTGCACAGCTGTATGTGCCACACATTTTTCAGAAGAGGAGGACAGAGCTTTGTCAGCTTCTCAAAGGGGTCTGTGACCCAGAAATAGTTGCACAACCTACGGTCTGTTCCATATCTGTTCTGGCCAGCAGCTGTCCCTACATCCTCCCTAAGAGCCGTCTGTCCCTCTTCTGACCTCCCTCTCCTGAGATGGGTGGGGGAAACAGACTTGAGAGGCAGCCCCGACTCCCTTCCCAGTTCCTCCTCTCACCAATTGGCTTGGGACAAGTCATTTTTCATCTCAGTGGGcctgtttcctcatgtgtaaaatggagcTAAATAACCCCTGcatcagcctggcgtggtggctcatgcctgtaatcccagcactgtgggaggctgaggcgggctgatcacctgaggtcaggagttccagaccagcctgaccaatatgatgaaaccccatctctactaaaaatacaaaaattagccgggtgtggtggcatgcacatgtaatcccagctacttgggaggctgagacaggagaatcacttgaacccaggaggggaggttgcggtgatccaagattgtgccattgcactccagtctgggcaacaagagtgaaactctctcaaataaataaaaataccccTGCCTCAAGCCTCAGGGTTGGCATAAGGACCATGTGTGCAAGGTGGAGTTGGGCACAGTAGCAAACATGGACAGGGTACGTGTTCCAAGCTGGCTCTTAGGAAGATAGCTGCTGTTACTATCTAGTGTTGTCCTTCCTTTTCCCCAGGGAGTCAGTTGAGGAGACACTAAGACCACTGCCCAGCCTGGGAGGGAGCCACAGAGACTAGGGCTGCTAGGGACACGGCAGCCAGGAGGCGGCTCATAGGTGTCTGTCCTCTTTGCCAGGGGACTCATTGGCACCCCCTGAGGTGGACTTTGACAGGCTGCTGGCCAGCCTGCAGGATCTTAGTGAGCTGGTGGTAGAGGGTGACACCCAGGTGACACCAGTGCCCGGCGGGGCACGGCTGCGTACCCTTGAGCCCATCCCACTGAAGCTCTACCGGAATGGCATCATGATGTTCGACGGGCCCTTCCAACCCTTCTACGATCCCTCCACACAGGTAGGAGCGGTGTTGGGGGGTTGGTGTTCTAATGCCCCTGCTGCCCACTGTTAGTTGGGGATGATGGAGTCAGTTCACCCCAGGTCCAGCCTGCCCTCCATGGGGCACCCAGGCCCACACACGACTTGCAGATGCCCCTTCCCCAAGGCCTGGGACTCAGCTTCCAGAGTGCAGCACTGGGTGACCCTGGATCTAGGGCCTGCCATCCAGACTagtggcagggcagggtgggtCCAAGGCCCAGGCCACCCGCTCACTTTTCCTCTCCCCTTGCAGCGCTGCCTCCGAGACATATTGGATGGCTTCTTTCCCTCAGAGCTCCAGCGACTGTACCCCAATGGGGTCCCCTTTAAGGTGATGAGCTGCTCCTCAAACCACACCTTTGGGGATTTTGGAGGCTGTGAGGATACACAGCCTCCCCAGGCACCTCCCATTCTGAGGGAAAGCCACTGTGCCCCCTGGGGGACCCCAGTTTGATGCCCTCCAGGAGGATAAGCCTGAAGCTGGGCTGGGAAGGGAGCAGGGAGGACCGAAACAGAGCAGCAGGCAGCGCCCTCTGCTGGCACCCTGGAGACAGCCTCGGCTGCAGGGCCACTGCCTCCCAGTCCTCCCCAACTTTCAGGACACCTTGACAACCTGGGGTCCCTGCAGAAGTGACCCGGCTATCCCCCAAGTCTCCTGAAGCTATCTGGGTAGGGTGGGAGGCAGTGCTGTGAGCCACATGCAAAACAGAGGGGACAGATGTTGGGACTCAAGGACATAAGGTAGAGCTGGCCCATGGGTAGGTGCCACCACCGGAGCCCGTGAGGCTGCGTGTTCCAGAGGGTGGTGGGTTAGTGCCGCACTGAGGGCGTGTCAGGGAGGCAGCATGTGTCACCAGGGCTCAGGAAACAGCATGAGTCATGACTGGGGGTGTTTAAGGCATTTGTGCCACAATGGGGGCCTCGGAGCCTTGATGAGGCAAGTGAGGTTCCATGTACGATGATGCAGTTTGTGCTGCAGACTGGAAAAAAGCAGGGGCTTCGTCCTCTCCTGACCCCCTCACACTCTGCCTTCATGGTAGGCTCCTGAGAGGGGGTCTCCAAGGAGGGTGTCAGTACTGCAGCTTCAGCTGGCCTGGATGGGGTGCTTGCAGGAGCAGCAGGGCTGAGGAAGATGACAGCAGTATGAACTGTGGCTCTCCTGAGGCCTGgttttcctcatatgtaaaatgagggTTGCATTAGACCATACCCTTGGCCTGTGTTTAGGCAGATAGGGCTAAAAGTGGGGCCAAGGACTGAAGAGCTGGGCCCACTGCTGTCACCCTTCTTTCTTGCCAGGTGAGTGACTTGCGCAATCAGGTCTACCTGGAGGACGGGCTGGACCCCTTTCCAGGCGAGGGCCGTGTGGTGGGCCGGCAGCGGATGCACAAGGCCTGGGACAGGGCGGAGGAGCACCCAGGTGAGTTTGGCCTCCAGGTTGAGGCAGGGGGCCGGGGGACTGCAGAACAAACTCCAGGGGGGCTCCATCACCACTCATAGTCCTTCCTGGGCCCCGGTTCCCAATGCTGTCCCTGCAGGCTCCAGGATGACTGCTGAGAAATTTCTGAACAGGCTCCCCAAGTTTGTGATCCGGCAAGGCGAGGTGATTGACATCCGGGGCCCCATCAGGGACACCTTGCAGGTGAGGCCAACCCTAACTCCCCCAGCCCTCTTGGGGGAACTTTAGCACCAGCCCTGGTCCAGCCTGCCAGAACAGTGTCTTATCTGGAGGCTCAAGTTTGAGGCACCTAATGAGTCCCTCAGAGCTGTTGCTCCACTGTCTCCTGGAAACTGTGAGGCTGGTGAGGGCACTGGCTGGGCCCTAGAAAGCAGGTGGGTTGGCTGTAAGAGGACTAAAGTCAGTCCAGGCCAGGGGTGAGCCCAAGGCCCAGGCCACCCCATCAAGGTCTAGGCCAAAATATCCAGCTCAGTACTGGGTACTCCCTTCGTGGTTGCCTCAGATTCTCCTTAGCCCTCATCATTCTGTCTCCTCGCCCCCTATCCTGCTTCTCTTCCTAGGTGTCCACATGTGAAAGGCACCAAACCTTAGTTTCTCaggcctcctctgcctccctcaccCACACATTGCTAAGTCCTGTCTGGTCTGTCCACCCCCAGAACTTCTCCCAGATGCATCCCTTCTCCTGattcccaccacccaccaccctaGTCTAGGGTCCAGAGTATCTCTCCCAGACAGCTGCCTCCCACTGCCACTCCTGCCCCTGCTGACCATCCTCCAGGCTGCCTTCCCTGTTGATATCTTCCAGTGGTTCTTGAGATAAAGCCATGTTCCTTATGCTGGCACTCAAGGCCCGTCCTATATTGCCAGGCCCCTCCTCACACCAACCTATTCCTTCCAGTCCAATTGAGCCCCAGCTTCAGCCACACATAATGCTGGCAGTTGCCCAAATGTGTCACCACCTCTAGGAAGCTTTCCCTGACCCCAGGATCTCTGTTGATGCTGTCTGGAATATCCCTGCACCCATTCCATTTCTAAGGACTCCCACTTATCCTTCAGTCACAGCTCAGTTGTCATTTTCCgagggaagccttccctgaccccaggctggggtgggctTCCAGCCTGATCATCATCTGTGTGGGTTTCTGTCTCCATTAGACCGAAACCGGGGGTTACCTGGGGGGGAACCATGGGGCTGCCTCCCAGAACCTCCTTCCCCTTCCATTGCCTCTCCTCTGGCCTTGGTTTATACAGAACACCCCCTCCTGCTTTGCTCACTGGTCTCATCTGTCCCTGGTCAAGGATGTGTCCCTTTAAGGATTGTGGGAATGACTCAAATGGGGCCTAGGGCTCTGTCCACCCTCCATTGATACCTTCCAGAACTGCTGCCCATTGCCTGCCCGGATCCAGGAGATTGTGGTGGAGACGCCCACCTTGGCCGCTGAGCGAGAGAGGTGAGGGCAGGACAAGGAGGTGAGGGCCTGGGGGCATTGGGTCACCGAGCGCTGATGGCCTCTGGGCTGTGCAGGAGCCAGGAGTCGCCCAACACGCCAGCACCCCCGCTCTCCATGCTGCGCATCAAGTCTGAGAATGGGGAACAGTCCTTCCTACTGATGATGCAGCCTGATAACACCATTGGGGATGTGCGAGCCCTGCTAGCGCAGGCCAGGTGGgcacagggcagggctgggaccaCAGAGGGGCTCTGGCCTCACTGCCCAGCCTGATCTGCTCTGCCTGGTCCCCAGGGCCATGGATGCCTCTGCCTTTGAGATCTTCAGCACATTCCCACCCACCCTCTACCAGGACGATGCACTCACGCTGCAGGCTGCAGGCCTCGTGCCCAAAGCAGCACTGCTGCTGCGGGCACGCCGAGCCCCAAATTCCAGCCCGAACTTCAGTCCTAGTCCCGGTCCCGGCCCCAGTCCCAGCCCCCAATAAAGCGCCCGCCCCCTCAACCCGCTGCTCCGCCAGGCTCTCAGGGGTGGGCCATCTTGCCAGGCACGTAGGAAAGGCCTGGGACCAGCTGGTCCAGGGAGGGGGCGGTGCCGACCCGCCCCTTGGTAACTTGAGCCCCAGCTGGCGGGCCTGGCTGCTGGGTCTTTGTCTTCTAGGTTCCTCTTTCTCCCAAGAAGGGCTAAGTGGATCCTGTGAAGGGAGGGATGCAGTGGGGGGAAGGAGCTGGCCCCAGCTGGGTTTACATTCTCAGCTGGGACAGCAGAGCCTCACTGTGTAGTGTGCAGCCAGCAGATACCTGGGCACAGGCACAGACCCACCAACTTGTGGGGACACCTCAACACTGCACAAAGCCATTTTGCCACTGGACCCATGCCCCCAAACTAGCAGAACTGCAGCTGGGTACCCACCTCCCATGACACACTCATACTTAGCCATTGTGCTCCAACACAGGTGCATGGGATGGCCACACTCACTGACAGGCATGCAAATGTGCAGTACACACCAAGGCACAAACAAGCGTGATATGGACACCACATGCATGTGAACTGGAGGGTGACCCACCCAGACTTCTCCAGAAACCACTGATCCATACAGGTATGTGTGTACCAGACATATCCAAACACATGCACTAACACAGAGGTGACAGTCCCATGAGAACAGCTCAGCCACCCTTCCCACAGAGCACAGTCTCAGCACAGTCACAACTACCAACCTTGCCCAGGGCAGGGACCCAGGAAGCCCAGGCCACAACCAACCAGACACAGTGCCAATGGAACAGGACATCATTTAATTGTCTCTAGGGTCCTCCTGGGAGAGGGACTGCGGGGCCTTTGGCAGAGCTCTGGCTGATGGAACCAATAGAGGTGCCCATCAGCCAGTGCCAGGCAGGATGGCGGCCCCAATGCTTGGCTGGGGGCAGCCAGCATTTGGGGCTGTTGCTTAAGACAATTTCTGAGACTAATGGGTAAGGAATGTTGCCTTTGGATGGAGAAGAGGGGACTACATttagagaggagggaggagaagtgGCCTGGATTGCGGGAGGGACTCTAAGGTTAGGATAGGAATGACAGGGAGTTGTTCAAAAGGTCCTTCATGGCCAGGTGAAGGCTTGGGGGAGTGTGGTGATGGAGTCCAGCAGGGGAACTCTGGACAGGCTTGACTCAGGCCAGCTTCAGGAACTCCTGCAGCGTGTTTTGTTCCACGGCCTCCACGAAGAGCTCATAGTCCTGGGGAAGGGGAGGCAAGGGGTGGTCACCTGAATGCAGGAGGCCCAAGTGCTTTGTGGCAGATCTGACCCTGGCCAGAGCCCTCTTCCaacactccccccacccccgagTCCCCCCCCATACCCCACAGTACTGGTCCCCGTTGACAATCTGGGGTGGGGTGGCCTTGGGGTTGCCCGCCAAGGCGCGCATCTCATCCCTCAGGGCGTTGTCCTGGGAGATGTCCACTAGCTGGTATTGGATGCGCTTCCCATCCAGGATTCGGGTCACCTCGCTCTGCTGGGACTTGATCTGGGGACAGAGGGTGGGTAGGGGTTATTGGATAGGCTGGAGGATTTATGGGGGGAATGCTGGGCAGGGTGAGAGAGGCTGTGACCAGGAGCTTTTGTCCCCCCGACCCCCCTCCACACTAGGGGAGGGTTCTGGCCTCTAGGAGTTGGGAGGATGAGTCAGGCTTGAGGTGGTGCAGGATGAAAAGAGGGATCAACTACGGGGAGGGGGTCAGAGTGAAGGGAAGTGGGATCAGGCtcagggtggggagggcagggcaagcCCCCCAGGCCCCGGAAGAGCAGGCTGCCGTCGTGGTCAGGGTCAGCCTGGTAGTGGGAGTGCAGAGAATGGATGTGGGGTTGATGGGGGATGGGCACGGGAAGTTCATGCTGCAGCT
This region of Macaca fascicularis isolate 582-1 chromosome 1, T2T-MFA8v1.1 genomic DNA includes:
- the UBXN11 gene encoding UBX domain-containing protein 11 isoform X1; translation: MSSPLASLSKTRKVPLPSEPVNPGRRGIRIYGDAVTWASLSAEDEVDMLSDGRGSEEKISVPSCYGGIGAPVSRQVPASHDSELMASMTRKLWDLEQQVKAQTDEILSKVGPQDRKIAALEDLVQTLQPHPAEAALQRQEELETLCVQLQRQVREMERFLSDYGLQWVGEPMDQEDSENKTVSEDGERDWMTAKKFWKPGDSLAPPEVDFDRLLASLQDLSELVVEGDTQVTPVPGGARLRTLEPIPLKLYRNGIMMFDGPFQPFYDPSTQRCLRDILDGFFPSELQRLYPNGVPFKVSDLRNQVYLEDGLDPFPGEGRVVGRQRMHKAWDRAEEHPGSRMTAEKFLNRLPKFVIRQGEVIDIRGPIRDTLQNCCPLPARIQEIVVETPTLAAERERSQESPNTPAPPLSMLRIKSENGEQSFLLMMQPDNTIGDVRALLAQARAMDASAFEIFSTFPPTLYQDDALTLQAAGLVPKAALLLRARRAPNSSPNFSPSPGPGPSPSPQ
- the UBXN11 gene encoding UBX domain-containing protein 11 isoform X4, whose product is MSSPLASLSKTRKVPLPSEPVNPGRRGIRIYGDEDEVDMLSDGRGSEEKISVPSCYGGIGAPVSRQVPASHDSELMASMTRKLWDLEQQVKAQTDEILSKDRKIAALEDLVQTLQPHPAEAALQRQEELETLCVQLQRQVREMERFLSDYGLQWVGEPMDQEDSENKTVSEDGERDWMTAKKFWKPGDSLAPPEVDFDRLLASLQDLSELVVEGDTQVTPVPGGARLRTLEPIPLKLYRNGIMMFDGPFQPFYDPSTQRCLRDILDGFFPSELQRLYPNGVPFKVSDLRNQVYLEDGLDPFPGEGRVVGRQRMHKAWDRAEEHPGSRMTAEKFLNRLPKFVIRQGEVIDIRGPIRDTLQNCCPLPARIQEIVVETPTLAAERERSQESPNTPAPPLSMLRIKSENGEQSFLLMMQPDNTIGDVRALLAQARAMDASAFEIFSTFPPTLYQDDALTLQAAGLVPKAALLLRARRAPNSSPNFSPSPGPGPSPSPQ
- the UBXN11 gene encoding UBX domain-containing protein 11 isoform X13 — protein: MSSPLASLSKTRKVPLPSEPVNPGRRGIRIYGDAVTWASLSAEDEVDMLSDGRGSEEKISVPSCYGGIGAPVSRQVPASHDSELMASMTRKLWDLEQQVKAQTDEILSKDRKIAALEDLVQTLQPHPAEAALQRQEELETLCVQLQRQVREMERFLSDYGLQWVGEPMDQEDSENKTVSEDGERDWMTAKKFWKPGDSLAPPEVDFDRLLASLQDLSELVVEGDTQVTPVPGGARLRTLEPIPLKLYRNGIMMFDGPFQPFYDPSTQRCLRDILDGFFPSELQRLYPNGVPFKVSDLRNQVYLEDGLDPFPGEGRVVGRQRMHKAWDRAEEHPGSRMTAEKFLNRLPKFVIRQGEVIDIRGPIRDTLQNCCPLPARIQEIVVETPTLAAERERCMGWPHSLTGMQMCSTHQGTNKRDMDTTCM
- the UBXN11 gene encoding UBX domain-containing protein 11 isoform X21, yielding MDQEDSENKTVSEDGERDWMTAKKFWKPGDSLAPPEVDFDRLLASLQDLSELVVEGDTQVTPVPGGARLRTLEPIPLKLYRNGIMMFDGPFQPFYDPSTQRCLRDILDGFFPSELQRLYPNGVPFKVSDLRNQVYLEDGLDPFPGEGRVVGRQRMHKAWDRAEEHPGSRMTAEKFLNRLPKFVIRQGEVIDIRGPIRDTLQNCCPLPARIQEIVVETPTLAAERERSQESPNTPAPPLSMLRIKSENGEQSFLLMMQPDNTIGDVRALLAQARAMDASAFEIFSTFPPTLYQDDALTLQAAGLVPKAALLLRARRAPNSSPNFSPSPGPGPSPSPQ
- the UBXN11 gene encoding UBX domain-containing protein 11 isoform X11, which gives rise to MSSPLASLSKTRKVPLPSEPVNPGRRGIRIYGDVPASHDSELMASMTRKLWDLEQQDRKIAALEDLVQTLQPHPAEAALQRQEELETLCVQLQRQVREMERFLSDYGLQWVGEPMDQEDSENKTVSEDGERDWMTAKKFWKPGDSLAPPEVDFDRLLASLQDLSELVVEGDTQVTPVPGGARLRTLEPIPLKLYRNGIMMFDGPFQPFYDPSTQRCLRDILDGFFPSELQRLYPNGVPFKVSDLRNQVYLEDGLDPFPGEGRVVGRQRMHKAWDRAEEHPGSRMTAEKFLNRLPKFVIRQGEVIDIRGPIRDTLQNCCPLPARIQEIVVETPTLAAERERSQESPNTPAPPLSMLRIKSENGEQSFLLMMQPDNTIGDVRALLAQARAMDASAFEIFSTFPPTLYQDDALTLQAAGLVPKAALLLRARRAPNSSPNFSPSPGPGPSPSPQ
- the UBXN11 gene encoding UBX domain-containing protein 11 isoform X14, with amino-acid sequence MASMTRKLWDLEQQVKAQTDEILSKVGPQDRKIAALEDLVQTLQPHPAEAALQRQEELETLCVQLQRQVREMERFLSDYGLQWVGEPMDQEDSENKTVSEDGERDWMTAKKFWKPGDSLAPPEVDFDRLLASLQDLSELVVEGDTQVTPVPGGARLRTLEPIPLKLYRNGIMMFDGPFQPFYDPSTQRCLRDILDGFFPSELQRLYPNGVPFKVSDLRNQVYLEDGLDPFPGEGRVVGRQRMHKAWDRAEEHPGSRMTAEKFLNRLPKFVIRQGEVIDIRGPIRDTLQNCCPLPARIQEIVVETPTLAAERERSQESPNTPAPPLSMLRIKSENGEQSFLLMMQPDNTIGDVRALLAQARAMDASAFEIFSTFPPTLYQDDALTLQAAGLVPKAALLLRARRAPNSSPNFSPSPGPGPSPSPQ